The genomic interval GACTTCAAGGAGACGTTCCATAGAGAGGTCGTAGAGGACTTCGTGTCGGAGTACGGATCCGCGCGGACTCCGAACCCCTGCATCCGATGCAACACCCACGTCAAGTTCGGGCCTCTTCTGGAAAGGGCGGAGCGGATCGGTTTCGATGCGGTCGCGACCGGGCACTACGCGCGGCGTGACCGCCCCCCTCCATCCGAGATGGGCTGGGCGCTCTACCGCGCGCGCGATCGATCGAAGGACCAGAGCTATGTCCTCTGGGGAGTCCGGGCCGACCATCTGGACAAGTGCCTCTTCCCGCTCGGTCGGGCACGCAAGGCGGCCGTTCGACGTCTTGCGCGGAGGCTGGGGCTGCGCTCATGGGATCGGCCCGAGAGCCAGGATATCTGCTTCGCGCCGACGGAGGGGCACTTGGCGTTCCTCGCCGAGCGCCTGCCCGAGGACCATCCGATGCGCCGGCCGGGCCCCGTGCGCCACTCCGCGACGGGAGCCGTCGTGGGCGAGCACGCAGGACTGCTCGGCATGACTGTGGGGATGCGCCATGGGCTGCCTCGGGGAGGGCCAGGTCGGCTCTACGTTGTCCGGCTCGATCCCGGATCCCGAACGCTTTGGGTCGGCCCCCGCGAGGCCTGCCGCGAGCGCGGGCTCATCGCCGACCAGACGAATCTTCTCGCGCCGCGTGAGGTCGTTGAGGGGGAAGGTGTGCGCGCGCAGATTCGCTACCGACACGATGCGGTCCCCTGTTCCGTCCGGGTCACGGGAGATCGATGGGAAGTCGTCTTCGACGAGTCTGAAGTCGGCGTGGCTCCGGGTCAGTCCGTCGTTCTCTATCGCGACGAGCGGGTGCTGGGCGGGGGAAGGATCGTGGGGGCCCTCAGCGCGCGCGATTGAAGCTGCCCCGCGGGGGCCTGATGCGCTCGGGGCCGCCTTGACACCCTACCGCGCGGTTGGTACCGTGCGTTCGGGTGGAGGGATGGCCGAGTGGCTGAAGGCGGCGGTCTTGAAAACCGCAGGTCGCAAGACCCGTAGGTTCGAATCCTACTCCCTCCGATTCCGAGGTCTTGCGGAGAGGTGGCCGAGTGGCTGAAGGCGGCACATTGCTAATGTGTTGTGGGCCAAAAACTCACCGGGAGTTCGAATCTCCCCCTCTCCGCCATCTTGTCGGCGTGCGCCCATAGCTCAATTGGATAGAGTGTCTGACTACGGATCAGAAGGTTGGGGGTTCGACTCCTCCTGGGCGCACACCCGTCTACTCGACTGTCCGGCATTCCGCGGGGTTGACCGTTCCAGTGTCTTCCGGGGCCAGATCCGGAGTGGCCGGCGGCTCGC from Candidatus Eisenbacteria bacterium carries:
- the mnmA gene encoding tRNA 2-thiouridine(34) synthase MnmA, with the protein product MRIMVAMSGGVDSAVAAYLLHRAGHEVVGATLRLFCYERGEVPDRPCCDENAVLEARWSAERISIPHMVIDFKETFHREVVEDFVSEYGSARTPNPCIRCNTHVKFGPLLERAERIGFDAVATGHYARRDRPPPSEMGWALYRARDRSKDQSYVLWGVRADHLDKCLFPLGRARKAAVRRLARRLGLRSWDRPESQDICFAPTEGHLAFLAERLPEDHPMRRPGPVRHSATGAVVGEHAGLLGMTVGMRHGLPRGGPGRLYVVRLDPGSRTLWVGPREACRERGLIADQTNLLAPREVVEGEGVRAQIRYRHDAVPCSVRVTGDRWEVVFDESEVGVAPGQSVVLYRDERVLGGGRIVGALSARD